The Carassius carassius chromosome 5, fCarCar2.1, whole genome shotgun sequence DNA window CCTCAATAGGGAACATTTCCTTCAAAGTtttctgcaaaaataaaaaagaactggATTATACTAGAAATACAGTACAGGAAATTCATGCAGTGATGAAATCAAATGAAAACAGACAGGGAAAGGGAAATGTAACTCTACTACACTTTCAATTGTAGAGAACAGAAAATCAGTCTTACATGAAATGTGTGGACTTCTGGATAGCGCCTGTACACCAGCTTTTCAGATTGATCACTCCATTTAACCAGGAGCATGTACACCTTTAGTACAAGGAATAAAAAAGAAACCATTTTACCATATCTTATAGCAAAAAAGGACAATCTTCAAAAAACTAAacttgttttctgtattttcacaattttggagCAGCTAACTCACATAGTGCTGGCTGGGGAAGAATCTTTTCTCAAAGCCTAACAGTTCCACGAGTCGCACATAAGATTGAGCCATCCTGCACAACAGAGGTCTGAACACGAAGTGAAGGGGTAAAAGAGAGTCTGCTTAGAGTTATTATATACTATGACAGTGGGAGGGGCGACCACTCAAGCACTTCCTTTTTCACTCCTGATCATCTAAACCTGATGATGAAATACATATAGGAAACTCCAGAATTAGTTATGTGTTTAACATTTTACAGTaagtgtatttacatttatttatgtgtgaTGATTAAACATAATTTGGATGATAAAGAATGTATTTAGACACTATTTTGCAGAATACACAATGgtacatattttaattaatgtatatgATGGAAAATAGTCAATTGGTTTAATCAATCAACCAAAGTAAATTAagataaaacactagacagataATCAGACCCCCAAGCCCAGCCTAAGAACAATGCATTACTTGGTAACAATATACACCTATAAAACTATTTAGGAGCCACCTTTAAATGCAGAAAGACAAACGTAAAGAACACTTCACAGAAACAAATGATTAGAGAAATGTTTAAGGAAGGGGCCCCATATATTAATTTGacagatttttgtgattttaatccTAATAAAGATCCTACTTAagatgttccaaacctgcatgcgtttctttcttctgttgaacacttAAGATTCTATTTCAAAGAATGTTTGTAATCGAACTGTTGCTGGTAGCCAATGTCTTCCAtaccatgaaaaaaataatatggaagtcaatggggactagatactgtttggttacacacattcttaaaaatatcatcttttgtgtttaacagaagagaAAAAAACTCATATAGAAttaaaacaacttgagagtgagtcaATGATGATAGGATTTTCATGTGTGAACTACCCACAAAATGTATGTGAACTATTCACAAAAACTGTATTTCACAAAACATCTTAGGGCTAAAAGTAGCTCATAACTCACCAATTTAagagaaaatcttaaaaataataggCATGTCAATGCCAAATTTAGGACTCCTAAACTTTTGCTCTAAGAGTATTTCACAAAGTGTTTTAGCTCTAAAACTAGCTCCTAGGTTAGGAGTAGTGAAGAGGACTCGTAAGTCAATAAAACCAAGACTATCCTAAAATGGCTGTTGCTGGCAATCTGCCTCGGAACATAAACATATTAGAAACATTTGATAATATTGacctttaaaaaaagtattttctgagGTTTTGGAGGTTATGCCAACTccaaatttttatttgattatgtcCTTGATTTCATTAACCAGTTGGGCATGAAGTAACCACTGTTCTAGCATCCAGTTTGTTtctttcttgttgttgttttttacatttgcatgttttactatcagccatgattattctactctgttaattaaaaggctgtttatatgcatattcaCTAATTATGAAAAGCATACATATAAGAGGCTGACATTAAGCTGAACAcatacttgtttaattagtgacacgtatcctgcattttaaaatattttatttgaatgtggaaattaacttttttaagcCTTTATTTGAATATAGCAACATAATGCACTatacaatatttctatgaataaatctctgacagagacaaacagccaatcactgtgtgcatagttaaAAAACTCTTAGCTTAAaacttttactgctatttaggagAACTTAGTTGTAAGATAAAATGATTTGTGAATATGGTCCCAGGTCTACTGTATTTCAACACACACATAGTTTTTCATAGTTGATGTCATTGTTGGCTTacagttaaaggcagggtaggtaaaaaaatgtataaaaaactttttttccaaatttgtttaaactttatttatatatcaatacataattaatatgtaagtactctgaaaaagaaagtataaaaatcgagtgactgtagacctctcacgactgttttgaagacagctcattatttacattcactccaccccctcccttctgggctccttcaaAAGCCTCTACTAcagctcgctaagtaatgttatgttagctatattacgcagctacgtgtgctaatgacacatgcttcatgaaaaaaatatgtatgatcaaaatacaaaaagaaagatttacctgtccagcagaaataaagccatcaaggagtcacttttcagccccttgagttccttcagttctcgccatcgctggaaagccacgccgatttttatttctttgtttatccaaagactttttgtcattgccttttcttgtactgttactgtcttcctttttttgcctggtttgccttcactaactgcataggctggtactgtgaattttgcttgctgtttctctgccattgttttggtattcctataggatccgtgcctgttgaatcaaacgtgctgtttcctcaaatcaaacgtgcacgcgcaagtgggcaggtcatgtgtggcaaaagggtggttgccatggttgcgagagagtgacagtcgcctaagccaatcctatgtttcgtccagaaatggaaataatgagctgtgtttaatacagattaaacggtctagagtcactcgatttttatactctttttatcagagtacttacattttaattatgcattgatatatatagaaagtttaaacaaatttggaagaaagttgtttatacatgtattacctaccctgcctttaatgcagACATTCTCTATGAGCAGTTTCTTACGTTCAAATCTTTGTCTTTAGATGTCCTTGTTTGCTCAAAAAGAGAAGGaagcaaatgtaaaaacaaactcTTTTTCAGGTGGCCATGACGTTTTATGGCTTATTCCTCTCTTTTTTAATCACCAAATTGTTTTGTAGTTATAACTTATAACTGTGGTGTTTCATCAACATAAGAGTCATGTCTGTTTCCAACTAGCAATACTCAGTGAGTTATAACTTATAAGTCACTGAGTATTGCTAGTTGGAAACAAACATGACTCTTATGTTGATGAAACACCACACTGCTTCTGAAGTCATTTTATAAAAGCTTCATGACTTCAGCTAGTCAATTTTACAAGGGATTTCAGAAGAATTGTGATGACTTACATAACCACACACTATACaccacaaaatgcaaaatgcaagtTCTGAAGCATTTCTGGACTGATATTTAATGTGAAAAGTGCTGCATAAATATAATTCTGGTCTATATATTTACCATAACTCTAATAGTAGctagaaaagaaaatattaaatacaaagtcTTTTTTAACTGGCTTCAGTACAGTAACTATATAAAAACAGAATATTTGTGACCCTGTTTGTGAAATCcaggctaaagtctcaaaacctTATTATGAGATAACTAGGATCAATgtttgatttcaaccattaatttcaaCATGATTTCAGTTTTTGATATAGCCTTGCTCTGTCAATATTAAAGATATCAAGGTtacattttcacagaatgttctttACCTTTTAAGTAGAAAACAGTAACACAgccagggtcacatttaatttctattcaaggcaaggcaaggcaagtttatttatatagcacatttcgtacacaatggtaattcaaagtgctttacataaaagaaagtaaaataatcatgaagaaaaataacaaaaataaaacaaggaattttaaaacttttaaaatgattaaaaaatgtacttaattaaaattaatttaaaaacagttagaaaatgattttacataaaaaataacaagtTTCTTCAGTTTCTTTCCTCACATACAAaggactttcttcaaaatatattgctgcatttatatttttggaaGAGGGTCCCTCACAAGGGGATCAGTTTAAATATCACCTAAACTACACTACAGACATCAATCTGTCACTGtaggtaatattttattaatatttattaccaTATTGTAACTACAAACTACTTATTTGTTTGTAAATTTGCAGTCATTTTAAGTAATGTTCAGCTTTTTAGGTAAGATACAAggcaaatttaaacaaaaaatacaataaaataaataataataatactgctatTCATGAACACCTCATAAGATTCCTTGTGATAGTGACAGTTTTCAATAGTAGGTGTGTTACCACATTAACAagataataaaatgtaaacattctgGTTCTGAGTCATTATTGAAGTCATTTCAAATATGGAAGAAATGAAGAAATTTGTGAAAGACCCGTGGTCTGCATGATTCCTTCATGACATTTCTTTACCCGCACTAGACATACTcccatacataaacacacacccaATTCTTTAGTGGTTATAAGACGGTTTGTCTTAATTCTCATTTCCCTTTTTTTACCTTTTTCATGTGACTTGATTTTAGAAGGTCATCAAGGATCATTAAAACACAATCTTCCTGCATTTATAAAGTCTTCTTCTGATTTAATGTGGCAGCTGAGTAGCTTCATAACTTTTTACTATGGAAACAGGTGAATTAAGAAAACAAATGGGCAGATTGGGATACCTCACTGCTTCGGTCTTTCCCAACCTAGACACTATAACTAGATAGTGCTTACATTGCTACTTTTCATAGATTACCATAACGAATGACTAATAACCTCCAAGAACTGCTTAGAGAActattgagcttcaaaaacaaaaatcaaaaaaaaatctcatcatCTCATTTCCTCAAAGGACACCTTCCGAATTGCCACATCAGTTTATATTTTACTCACCAGGGTGAAACGAAGTGTAAGATGTGTGAATCATGTTAAAATTAAAGACAGTGAGTGAAAACGCTGTCATGTCTTTGAACAGCAGGTTTTCATCACTGAAAATACActtgaattattcatttaaaacttTGATTGTTGCACAAACTTGATATTCAGCATTGGTATTTGTTTTTACTGAAAATTACAGGCCtgctaaacaaaacaacaacaaaaatatataaatttatgtaTATGATGGTAGACCTAACAAGCttagagacatttataatgtgttgTGTGTTAAATAGACAACATCTTAATGTCTTggattttgatattttgttacagtttttctcgattgttaaAACACTTTAACCAGGCTTTGGAACTAAAATTTCAAAACCAGAATGCCAATTTTGAAAAAGAACACCCATCTTGCTGAACTATAAACACTATTTCCCTGCTTTAACACATGAgtcagatttggtgaactgttactgcaaaactctacacacaaatctcTACATTTCTCATTTAGAAAACACTAGCATTTACAGTAATATTGTTCACTCAAGTCTGCACAGTTTAGAGTTCAGAGTTCAGAGAGTTCAGTTCAGAATTCAGAGTGGAAGAGTACCCAAAAGGAAACACTGAGTCAAAATTTATCACACACCAATCAGAAACTTCAACAGATAGATACaagtggaagaggaagaggaggaggaggaggaagaggagggggaGGATGAGGGGCAAGGAGACAAGGAGACTCAGATTAAATTTGTGCCACTAGCTGACCATGTCCTTGTCCATGGTATGACTATGAGGGAGGCTGGGAGATGAGCTCAGCCAAACTTACAGTAAGTAGCTTCCCAGTTGCCTTGGGCATAAGAACCTTAAGGCAGGAAAACATGTAGGCCTTAGTGTACTCTACTGTAACTTTTGAGAGCTGTACTCTGTAACAACGCTTGCATCATATTGCTTGACATACAAAGATAGTTTCTGTCTGCTTCCATTTTGTAAAAAGGATATCACAGTTACAATAGCCAGTACTTCTATTTTTGTAGGACACGGAGACGATGGAATGGAAAAAGAATGACTAGACATTACAGTTGATGTGTGACAGGGGCGGATCAGTCATGCAGGAGGATTTTACCCCCACTGCCTGGCTAGGGCCAGTATAGCCTGAGATGTGGATGAGATTCTCTGGTCTGGCCCAGACCAAAGATGTGATGCTGGGGcagaatattttgttgttgtttggtgtattgtactgtacagtacattaatGAATAGAAAATGTGCAAATGTATACACGTGTTCATCATGTGAAAAGTTTCTTGAGGGGGAGAACCACAAGCAACACAAGCAAACCATCTATAGACCATTACTTCAATACCACCTTATCATAACATTGTTATTAGGTGTTAAGTCAAAATTAGGTTTATGTTAATATCATTTAAACTTATGAAGGAAGAATCTGCAACCAATAATTAAGAAATTGTAGCCTTTGTATACTTTTCACACCTTTGTGTCGGTGTGCTGAAAACTGAAAACATAGACTACATTTCGGGTAAGCATTTTTgaataagacattttttttattacagctcTTCGCTTCCCTCCAGCGATCTCCACTCAACACTGCACTTAAATACTGACGTATTATTATCACGCCGTAAACTGCGCATGCGTCGCTCAGTGTTCGTCCATTAGCGTCATCGCTGCTGGTTTTTAAACAGGATGAACGCGCCACCGGCATTCGAGTCGTTTTTGCTATTTGAGGGAGAAAAGAAGTAAGTTCAGTACATCGCTATTTAACTTTTAAGTGAAATTAACATAACTAACTGAAACCTGTAATGAAACAAAGTCAGTAAGCTCACTGGAATACAAGACTTGGCTTGTAAAGCGTATAACATTAGCTTGTTGGCTAACGAGAAGTccatgtataaaacaaaaacatgttaaTTAACGTTAGTTGTCTGACTAGCTTTTGTTCTCATTATATGACTAAATACTTTATTGAGCTTGATGTTTTGCAGGCTATGCACTGGACATAAATATGTatctaatgtaattttttttattatgctctctctccacacacacaaaaccaacGTTTTTGGACATGGGACCATGACATTTTTTAGTATGTCGTGTAAATAACTATAATGTATATATCAAAGTACCATATTATTACCATCATTGTACCATGGTGCCCTCAAATAACTGTTTGTAAAGGGGAAAAAATCGGCTAATATTCCTGTTCAACTTCATTTTTCAGGATCACAATAGTTAAAGACACCAAGGTGCCAAATGCATGTCTGTTTACACTGAATAAAGAGGATCACACACTGGGGAACATCATCCGGTCGTAAGTGCACACGCATCTGATGGCCAAACATATCCTGAGTCATTTTGggaagctgtggcctaatggttagagattcattCTTGTAATCCAAagattgtgagttcgagtctctggccggcaggaattgttgttggctgtatgtcatgtcactttttactctcacttttgtgaTCACGGTGATGCTCTGTTGGTTTGTATATTCAACCTTTGACACTTTTGTGTAAGGCAACTGCTGAAGGACCCTCAGGTGCTGTTTGCTGGATATAAGGTTCCTCATCCTCTGGAGCACAAGATAGTGATCCGTGTTCAGACGACACCAGACTACAGTCCCCAGGAAGCCTTCACTAATGCCATCACTGATCTGATCAGTGAACTGTCCCTTCTGGAGGAGCGATTCAGGGTATGTGACATGTACATAGCTTTCAGTTCAGTGAGGAGTGCTGTGTtttattagtggtgtttgctatTGCTCATACATataattatggatttttgaacTAGATACCTAGAACTCCAGGTATGAAATTTAAGTgtataaaggcctgttcacaccaagatttggtgcaataattttcaattgaatgaacagctgataatgtgtgtgtttagacCGACACAAACATTTGCATGTCGTCAATGCAACAATGTCTTTTCCACTGCACTGCAAAGAAAACTGTCCAACCAATAATATTAGTGCTTTTGTTTGCACATGCCCAGACCTGCTGCTTTTATAGAAAGCTATAACTTGTTGGCACTCACATATAGAGTATTCGGCTAAATGACAGTGAATAGCAGAGGAGTTGGATTTGcaacatcagtgttattttatgaCATTCTAATATTTTTAGATGCACttgtatttcacatttttaagtTGTTCTGTTTCAGTACATATGATACACACAATTATTAGTGAATGAGAACTGCTGTGTTGTATATTCCAGAAAAtgatttgactttttttaattattattattattattattgtaggtTGCCATCAAAGACAAACAAGAGGGAATCGAATGAAGGCCACCACACACCACTGGAACACAACAACTGATTCACTATGGACTGAACTGTAAATCTTGAACTCGGTTTCTGTAATGGGCTACAATATTCCCATTTATGTATTTTCATGAAATATTATAAGGTCAGTTGACAAGTTCTCATAATGAATACTAAGAGATCTTTACCAGCTTCTAACAACATAATTTTCTCTTCAGTGTCCCACTCATTTgtgatttagtttattttttgttattaataaatttacttttgtaatgaaatacaatgacttgcatttatttgaatctcAACATTGTGGCTTGATTGTGGCTTCGTGGGTTTGTTAACCTCGTAGCTTTCAATGTAGGAACTGTTTTGGACCTTCAGATGTTTCGAAGGGGACGTATTAAAATGATGCACAAATGTAACTGGGTGGCTACTGGAGAGATGGAGAATATTAACTGTGGTTGTAAAGGAATAAGAACA harbors:
- the LOC132140890 gene encoding DNA-directed RNA polymerase II subunit RPB11-a, whose translation is MNAPPAFESFLLFEGEKKITIVKDTKVPNACLFTLNKEDHTLGNIIRSQLLKDPQVLFAGYKVPHPLEHKIVIRVQTTPDYSPQEAFTNAITDLISELSLLEERFRVAIKDKQEGIE